GATGCAGAATGCCAGAAATACTATGTTCCCTACACAACAATAAGAAAAAGCCAGATAATCTACAAAATCATAAATGTGTATGAATCCTTTAGAAAGCTGAGATCACAGGTTAACCAATTAGCCTGACATTTAGGGAAAAACATCTTCCACCCAGTTGAGAGAGGAGGCAAGCACTGTTTCACCCAAAGCAGGGCATGGAATGAGACTAGTTGTTACACAAGtgtataaaataattcattatatcTTTAACTAATTGCTAAAGATGAGTATGAGCTACTGTGAGAGTACAGAAGCTCTGAGAACTTCAGACACTAAAGAGGGATTCCAAAACGACTCATAGACACTTCCCTACGGATGTTCACTGTGTGACCATCAGAAAGAttgggagaaagatggagaccACATAAAGTTTCCTTCATAGTGCAGGCATGGAGAGAAGAATGGTTgttgttgcaaaagaaaaaaaaaagcaggaagctGCATTTGAATACCTCTAACCTACAGAACAAAAGCATTAATCCACTGCAGGAGAGGCATCACTCTGACAACCCTAGTGAATAGGTGAAGATGTATTGCAACTTGatgaaacataaaggaaaaacaacaacaagaagcaAAATAACACTAAACCTTGAACATGAAGAAAGAACAGGAAACTGTCTTGGGACCAACAATTAGAGACCTACTACATCAAGTGAAGGGGCAGGTGCACTGAGAGAGCCCTGCTTATGAGACCTAGGGGCACAGGGTCTGCctaagactgaaactggaccagGACAACAGAGAAACCACCACAAACCCACCTTCCACTTCCCAAACACAATATCCTAAGCTTcaaatacacaaagcaaaaactTATAGTACtaacataagaaataaaaaatacgcATTTGTAGTTAGAGACTTCAACATTCTTTTTAAGTAATCTATAGAACATAGACGAGAAATGAATAAGGATATGAAAACCTGAACAAAACTATCAACGATGTTGTCCAAACTGACATTTGTCAAGCACTTCTGCCAACagtaacagaatacacattcttttcaagtgcacacgAAACCTTCATCCAGATAAACTATATTCAGAGTCATAAAACAAAccttaacaaatataaaagaattgaaatcatgcAATGTGTGTTTTTGATCATAACAGAATTAAATTAGAcatcaataatagaaaaaaaggtggaaaatacacaaatatttggaAGTTAAACAGCAAATTCCTAAATAACTAGTGGTTTTAAgcaaaagtaacaaaagaaattagaacatattttgaatttaatgaaaatgaaaatatatcaaaatctgAAAGATGCATCTAAAGTAATGCtttgaggaaaatttatagcatttaaggttcatattagaaaagaaagtcTTAAATCATCAGTCTAAACCTTCAttgtataaaactagaaaaataagagcaaattaaatccaaagcaaagtaaaaggaaataaatgaggaTAACAGCAGgaatcaataaatttgaaaacagaaaaacaatagagaaaaaagtgAAACCAAAAATTGGTTCtattaaaagataataaagttAAAGCAAAAGAGAGACGACACCAATTACAAATACcaagaatgaaagagaatagCACTACAGACCTTATAgatgtttattttacattgtgacttcttttttctttttcttatttttgacaaTTTTATCAGTTTGCCATTCATTCCATGTTTGCTTCAAGGAGGaagaaattaatatttagaaGGTAATATCAACAGTATTTGAAAACTACTTGAAAAGGAGAGACGGAAATGGGGGAGAGAAAGTCAATTAAACAGAATGTTAGCCTGAGATGCCAAATTTATAATAGAAACTTTGTTGATATGttatttctggggaatgtgaGTCTGAGTGAGATAATCAATTGGGGCATGCTAGGTTTTCATTTATCTGAGGGACATCCAAATAAAGATGTCTAGTAGGCAGATAAATATGTGGTTTGGTGTTTGAAAGGAGGTCTGAAGTAGAGATTCAAGTTTGGGAGTTGCCAGCATACAGGTAGTATTAAAACCATGGGAGTCGAGTGGTGATATGTAGATTGAAAAAGATGAGGCCCAGGATGATGTCCCCTGACTTTCTGAAAGTAGTTTCCAATTCGTTGGTACCACAAGACACCACAGGGAGCATTCCCAAGTACCAGGAAAAAGAACTAGCATAAGCAACTCAAGACTTTTGTCCTCAAAGAAGAACCTAGAACAGCTCACTATATTAAAATGGGGTTGGCGCTATGTATACAAATAGTGCGCAAGTGCATGCAGGCACTTCTTGGACTTAAACCTATTCAGAAgagaataaactttctaaatagaTTTTAGTGGCTAGACATAAAAAGTAAGCTGAGGAAACATCTAACGGCAATAATGGAGCTGCCAGATAATGTGGACAGCATTGATTGTTCTCGTTTTTTTCTTAAGTatcataaaaaactaaaaacagatgGTAAAGATTATGATGTTTTAAAGATATTGCTAGAAtgttatcaataaatatttcagaacagATAATAAATATTCCAGGCATATGAGCATAGGCATATTTAGAGGGAGAAAATCAATTTTCTGCAATTAGCTAGAACTGACATTCATACTATTGTACACTGTTACATCCATCTCTCAGTGTCCAAATTCTTGCTTCCATTTTGAAAACCAAGGCTGGTTTGGTGAGGGAGAGAGATTTGCTTCTGTTTACTCTCTTataatgaaaatctttttttctcttgtgtggTAGCAAGAATTCTCCCTATATGATTGTGTGGAACTATAATCCTTCAATAACATCTGTGATTCATTTTAGTTAGTGAAAAATAGTGTTTCACTTTTATACTTTACTTTGCAAAGAAGAGAGATTCCCTCATGgtaactcaagaaaaaaagactctGGTAAAGCTTCCAAAATTGTGTATCATTTGCTTGTTGCAAAAACTCACTTTTGcacttataaaatattaatataaagcaATACAAAGCAATATAGAAGTTACTATTTTCTCGTCAGCAATTTAATCTTGCAAAATGGATTGGCAGCTTTTAGATGCAAGAACAATGTTTTATACCCTTTTGGATCGCTAAAGAACACAGGAAATGGTTCATTACATTGTTGACAGCTAATACTGAAATGCGACaagtatttataaaattagaacATACCTTGCCTGCTAGGCGGCTGCAGATGATTCCATTGCTAGATATAAGACAGTCAGTCAGAGTAGTTTTTCCTGTTAAATAAAATAGGGACATCAATTCAAATTCATGTCTTTCTTAAAAGGGGTCATGGATCATACTTATAGATTTAAAATCTGGTCAGAAGAACTGGTTTAGTAAAGATTTTCAATTTACCTATGCTAGGtgacaaaagacaaaagagattTATTAGACTTTTGAACAGAATATCATCTAGAAGGACACAGATGCTAGCACTCTATATTGCTGTAATCTTATCTCCAACCCTGTGGATCTAATCACCCTCATCTGAAAAGTTGTCAAGCAACCTAAagccatttcaaaaacaaaaaattcaagttCTGGTTTAAAAAACAACATGACATACTACAAAGAAGAATGCTACTCACTAGGTAACTGTGTTCATTTCAAACGCTTTATAGCAAGGCAGGCTTCCCTAATATCACAGAaaacttttaaaggaaagaagACTCGCTTCTTAACAAACACCACTCTCAGCTGCCCACAGCTTCACTCCACTgagacatacagagacacaccTCCCTTATTTATCAAAACAAGCACTTTTAAAAAGGATTCTTACCATGGTCAACGTGAGCCAAAACACAAATATTCCTGATGTTGGCAGTGTTTTTCTGGAGATGAATCATCTTATCCAAACTGTTGAGCACCATGGTTACTTATTTCCTGTGACTAAAAATTAAGTATTAGCCCAGAGGCTAAAGGTCGgggcaaaagaaaacaataataaacgCTAGGAGGTGGCAAGGCTTCTCAAACCCCTTAAACTAAGAACCCAGTGAATGTTTATTGATGAGACACACCACCTAGGCCTAAGTCCCGTTCGAGCACTAAAGTCAATATCCTGGCACGATTACACTTAAGGAGTTTGCTCATCCTTCCGGATCCGAAGGCTGCGATGAATCACGCAGCTCGAGGCGGCTGGGTGCACAGTGACACCAGTAACCCTGCCGGTGGAGGAGTACTCGGGTAAACTTCTCCAGGCCAATGACCACGTACAGGAAGGGTTGCatgcaggagggagagaagatgCTGAAGAAGATGCTCCCTTTCTCTCCTCAGTCTTCCCCCAAGTCCCTCATTCTGACATTCTCGCTAGTCCTTGCGCCAGGTCGAATACCCAGCTTTATTCCTGCCCACGGAGCCCGAACAAACTTTTGGGTCACGTGCTTATTATCCAAGCAGGTGCACTGCTGGTCTTTCATTCCTCtctaaataaaaaggaaaaacctcTACACTACATGCCCTTCATTTCGGCAGGGTCCCGGATTCGTTCTCTGAGAATCGCTGGTCCACACAGACATGCCACCGCCCCGGTCCCAGACTGGAATCGACACTCGGGGACTACAGCTCCCAGCCAGCGCTCGGCCCCAGCCCCGGTTCCCGCCTCAGAGCCGCAGCTAGCGGGGTCCTCCAAGCACCGCCCAGAGGCTGGCCGAGGAGGATGCCAGTCCCCAGAGCGAGCCCGCACTCACCGGCGGCAGCAACCCCACGAGCCCAGCTTCTCATCTCGGCTCGGCTCGCAGCCACACCAAGAGCTTCCGAAACGCAGAGATCTCTGCGGGTCCTGCACGCCCGCGCGCCAGGGGGCGGAGCCGGCTGACGCTCGACCTTTCACCCGCGCGCCTCTGGCGCCACCGGAAGCCGGCGCTGGGTCTGTCACCAGGTGTCCCTCTGTTGCCTTGACTACGGCGGGCGCTGTGGGAGTGGAGAAGCCGCAAGTGCTGAGGCGCGGTGGAGGAAGGCATGGGAGCCAAGAGCATGAGGAGCTGGTGTCTTTGTCAGATTTGTACCTGCGGGTAAGAAATGGCTGGTGTAGTGGCGGGCCGGGGCTTGGGAGCCGACTCCTCGGGAACCCTGAGAATGGCCGTCCCCCGCAGATCAAGGGACGAGGACGCAGCGACATCCCCACTTATCTCATAAGCTCCACGAATACTCGCTCCGCACCCGCCGGCTACCTGGGGGTAAAACGTTTCTTCGTAGCCCCTGAGACTCCCAAGCAAGGATGCAAagtaaataatatatgtgaagcaGCGACGGGATATAAGACTGGTGAGTAGTGGCATGTGATCCGACTGGGAGAATGCATTTCCACCCCGTCATCCCTcaccacaaagatgagaaagaacagtGCTCAAGGCCCTGAGTCTGCAACCCGTATCACACTTTCTTTCATCTGCTTTCTGTCCTCCCAGCCAGACCATATTCCCATTCCCGTCCAGGCAGCAGTTCTTTGGGATTCGCCTGACTGAAAAGGCAGTACAGTAGTCCCCACCCTGAAACCTAGAATCCAGCTGAGTCCTGCCTAACAACCTTCCATCACCTAGAAACAgtcttctccttcctcagcttcacTGTTGACCCAGGGATTAGATCATTATTTGCTGAGTAAATATGAACGTGTCAATCCCTTCGTATTTGTAATCCCCTTCAAAGAAAACACCTGCATGTTGATGGAAAGCAGTTTTTTTGATAGTCTCATAATAAACACAGTTCGTAATTAGAAGTAgattaaaatatcaacaaattaACTTTGGGTGTATGAATCTGCAGACTGGTGTGCAGGagacaatttttacttttttcctaatTTACATTCAACGCAAGTTCCTTTCTCATTCAGCTGTTAGGAAATTTGGTCTTCATTATGTTGAGGGCTACCCTTGGAATGGtgtgattttactttttctttgtttttggttgtggttgttttgttttttaagggttttatttttattttttgataatgcAATAAATACACAAGAGGTGTCATAAAAATCCATAATATTGTAAAATATCTATATTATAAAACACCTTCATAATTCTATCTTCCACAGATAACAAATGTTCTTTAAGACTTGTTTTACatgtgcattgattttttttttttttttttttttttttttttttttgagacagagtctcactccgtcgccaggctgcagtgcagtggcgtaatctcagctcactgcaatctccgcttcccaggttcaaacaattcttccgcctcagcctctcgagtagctgggattacaggctcatgccaccacacccagttaatttttgtatttttagtagctctcctgacctcctgatccacccacctcggccttccaaagtgctgggattacaggcatgagccactgcgcctggcctgcatcgattttattttttttaaacaaaaaagagaatattctGAGCATACTATTCTACAATCCAGTTTTTTACTATTTACAATCTCACCATCTTCCAGTGACCATGTAAAGGTCACCCTCATTCTCTTAAATAACTGTATACTATTAGCTTATATGATATATTGGTCAAGGTTCTTAGTTATGGATAACATAACCTACTTTTGTTAGTTTAGgcaaaaaggaatttattaaggagtgtatatatatgtgtgtatatatatatgtatatatagtatatatatatgtgtgtatatatatatatatatatagttcattTGGAAGAACTTaagaaatcattttcaaaataagcTTCCAGGAAAAACTTCCAAAAATTTTACCACAGAACAGGACTGACAAGAGGCCACTGCCTCTGCCATAATCGAAAATTGCAACAGAGCTGTAGACTCCAGAATCACTCGTCTCTTCCATGGTCAAGAAGCTGCCAAGTTAGGAAACCAGCTCGCAAATCAAGATGCCACCTAACAACTTCTAACTCCAATCTCTTGTTGCCTCTATTACATTCATGcaagcaaaataaatgttatgcCTTGACTCTCTCCTTATGTAGCTCTGTTCTGAGTCAAAGTGTCATGTGAATACATGTAGCAGGTGAAACCTAATTTGTATGTGGAAACTTTCTGCAAGAGCCTGGGAAATTCCCTATTAGCTTTTCAGCTTCTATAGTGTAACAAGACACTAAATTGTTATGAGACACTTAATTGCTGTGCTTCCACCACATAGGGATAGACCATTATTTATAGATTGTTTTTGTAAACACCATTACAGAGGAAacagtttttggggtttttttgtttttgtttttgttttgagacagagtcttgctgggtcgcccaggctgcagtgcaatggcgtgatcttggctcactgcaagctccgcttcccaggttcactacattcccctgcctcagcctcccgagtagctgggactagaggcacccgccaagcccggctaattttttttgtacttttagtggagacagggtttcaccctgttagttaggatgatctcgatctcctgattttgtgatctgcccgcctcagcctcccaaagtgctgggattacaggcgtgagccactgcacccagcccagttttTGGTTTTTCAGTAAAGCCCTAGAATTTAGAAACTGTGAGTTTATTGGAGGTCTCTGATTAAAATGCAATTACAACACAAAATGTTTTTTGAAGTTAATCTTTCCATTGATTTTTTGCACAGGCGACATCATTGTCCACATGGAATCACAAGGATTTATGAAAATTCTGGGGTGTTTTGCCCTACAActgaatatttggaaaaatatcctATGTATGACAGTGTTCTTCCAGCTCAGAGTCTTAAACCCAAGCAAGAAATTCGAGCATGCCGTGGTAAAATGGAAGGAATAActatatttaagtaaatatttagtaactatttgctttacttatttttctcCCAACTCTTCTGGTGTCAATAAAGTTTTCTAGCTATTTAAATTACTGTTTAGTTGATTTAAGTTGAACCAATTTGATAGGCAACCAACTAGTTAAATcacaacttgaaaaaaaaaaaaaacagaaaaatacgaATTAAGTTAGGTTGACAAAGtgtgagaagaaaaaagggatataaaaagttctattttttttttaacttcctaaaATATCTCGTATTTATCTACTTTCCACTGTTACCACCACCTAGACCAGGGTGTCTTATCTTTTGGCCTCACTGGTCCACATTGGCAGAATTGTCTTGGGCCGCACGTAAAATACAATAACACCAACCatagctgatgaactaaaaaaaaaaaaaaaatcacaagaaaatctcataatgttttaacaaagtttatgaatttgtgttggaccTCATTGaaagccatcctgggccgcaTGCAGCCCATaggctgcaggttggacaagcttgaccTAGAAGAATGCAGTCACTTTATAATAATATCTGAATCTACTCTAGTTTTTGCAGTTTGATCTGTTTTCAATACGTCAGCCTGcccaaatgattttaaaatgcaaaccaaaCCCTATCACTTTTTTGCTTAAAATACTCTTAAACTTTCCCATTGTGTTTAACACAAACTAGAATCCTTATCAAAACCATGTAGAGGCATGGTTTGCTCACTACTTAATTCTCTAATTCATTTTCACTGTAGTGCCTTTTTCACTTTTATGCTCCATCCCATGGgccatttttcatttccttgaaagTGCCAGGTTTCCCTTATCTCAGAGTCTTCCAAGATACTATTTTCCCTACCTGcaattttccttccctctcttagCTAATGCTCATTCAATCTGTAGATCTCAACTACATTATCACTTGAATAAGCCTTCTCTGACACTTCCTCCAGTTTTCAGATTAGGTAAAATTCTTCTATGTAAGCTCCCAAAGCACCTTCCTATTATTTATCGTTAGACTGGTTTCAGTGTTTCATGAAAGCAGGAGCTAAGTCTTTTGTTATCTCAGCattctatttttagaaaactgGTAACAATGCCtactagcacatagtaggtacccaATATTTGTTCAGTGAGTGATGAACACAAATCTTAAGCCTATACTTTTCATTTGGACTGACCTTTTTTGATCTGTCTGTATTTTTGTCAGTTAGGTggattacatattatatttactcattattttatttaaactgttaatgtatatacatattcaaGGTACAATCTTGGTGTTAAGTATAAAAATGTCAGTAAGTTtatgaaccccaaatatctgagataggtctcagttaatttagaacgttcattttgccaaggttgagggtGCATGCtggtgacacagcctcaggaggtcccaATAAtaggtgcccaaggtggtcagagcacagtttggttttatacgtTTTAGGGAGACACACATCAATCAACATATATGTAAGATGAATATTGGTTCGTTccggaaaggcaggacaactcgaaGCTGGGAGTGAGCTtgcaggtcataggtagataagaaataaatggttgcattcttttgagtttctgatgagctTCTCCAAAGGAAGcagtcagatatgcatttatctcagtgagcagagggatttGAAGAGAATGGGAgacaggtttgccctaagcagtccCCAGCTTCACTTTTCCccttagcttagtgattttggggccccaagatttatctTCCTTTCACAAGTTGAAGTTCCTGCTTCCTAGTGACTTGTACATCATATTTCTAtaatttagagttttaaaaatgctcTGTAACAGCTTTAGATTTTGGTGTTAGCCATTTTCATTTCAGATGCAGCTCATTCTTATATAGCAAAGatacaaactttctttttttattatttatttatttttattattatagtttaaacTTTCAAACTTTTAgtctaatatttctatttttaacatttcaggCATTCCTTGCAGTAATAATAGTTTGGTGACTCTAGTTACTTGTGTAGGTGTATGGCTCTTCCACAGATGGAAGATTTTACTTAAGTCCTCAGATTTTGGTATGCAGTAGTGCCATCTAGAAGTGTTACAATTGCAGATTCCAGGTCTCCATCTAAAAGAGCCAGTAGATAATAGAGTGGGTCTCAGGAAACTGCATTTTTAACCAGCATTGCTAGTGACTCTGTTGCCACTGATTCAATGCAGTAGGTCAGGAACTGGACTGCTCACTGAGGATGACATGGAACATAAAACAG
The window above is part of the Macaca fascicularis isolate 582-1 chromosome 7, T2T-MFA8v1.1 genome. Proteins encoded here:
- the LOC135964419 gene encoding elongation factor-like GTPase 1 → MVLNSLDKMIHLQKNTANIRNICVLAHVDHGKTTLTDCLISSNGIICSRLAGKQTWNEWQTDKIVKNKKKKKEVTM